One genomic window of Micromonospora sp. WMMD1128 includes the following:
- a CDS encoding STAS domain-containing protein, translating into MDRAELSITVHRTGDEAVLRLAGEIDMLTAAQLSTVVNEVLADPPPRIVLDLSGVTFCDSQGLGTLVVLSRKASHMQCVLMLSNVGDFLIRVLDITGLRSALMIRNESTP; encoded by the coding sequence GTGGATCGTGCCGAACTGTCCATCACCGTGCACCGGACCGGTGACGAAGCCGTGCTTCGCCTGGCCGGTGAGATCGACATGCTCACGGCCGCCCAGCTCTCGACGGTGGTCAACGAGGTGCTGGCGGATCCTCCCCCGCGCATCGTGCTCGACCTGAGTGGCGTCACGTTCTGCGACTCCCAGGGCCTCGGCACGCTCGTGGTGCTCAGCCGCAAGGCCAGCCACATGCAGTGCGTGCTGATGCTGAGCAACGTCGGCGACTTCCTGATTCGCGTCCTGGACATCACCGGCCTGCGCAGCGCCCTGATGATCCGCAACGAATCCACCCCCTGA
- a CDS encoding ABC transporter permease codes for MSTLTGTRHLVRLILRRDRLLLPLWVLVLAALPVSYAASFLELFPTAAERAAYTEGTARNPSVVALLGPVYGDSVGALTAQRSGFLLVIVALASLLTAIRHTRTEEEAGRRELLGGSVLGRYAGLTAALLVTYAADLLLGLLTAAGLASTGLPAAGSYAYGLVAALTGMVFATLGGLAAQLTETAGGARGIGIAGLGVAFGLRLVGDTAGNDWPSWLSPLGWAARVRAYEGERWWVPLLPLAAAALLAALAYPLSVRRDLGAGLLPPRLGPATAGGALSGPFGLAWRLHRGQILWWSVGFGLLGLILGGAAEAAGRSVEGNAQLEEIMSRLGGAAGLADAYLGATLSVTGLAAAGYGIQAALRMRAEESAGRAEPVLATGTRRSTWLLSHVAFALLGPVVVLAVTGLTTGLTYGFSVGDVPRQVGRMVGAGLAQAPAAWVLAGFAVLLYGLLPRLASAAWAVLAVCVLLGQLGAVLRLDRWLLDLSPFTHTPQVLRATWSPTPLYLLTTLALALALTGLLTFRRRDLPIT; via the coding sequence ATGAGCACGCTCACCGGGACCCGGCACCTGGTCCGGCTGATCCTGCGCCGCGACCGGCTGCTGCTGCCGCTCTGGGTGCTGGTCCTCGCCGCCCTGCCGGTGTCGTACGCGGCCAGCTTCCTCGAACTGTTCCCGACCGCCGCCGAGCGGGCCGCGTACACCGAGGGCACCGCCCGCAACCCCTCCGTCGTCGCGCTCCTCGGCCCGGTCTACGGCGACAGCGTCGGCGCGTTGACCGCCCAGCGCAGCGGCTTCCTACTGGTGATCGTCGCGCTGGCCAGCCTGCTCACCGCGATCCGGCACACCCGCACCGAGGAGGAGGCCGGCCGGCGGGAACTGCTCGGCGGCAGCGTGCTCGGCCGGTACGCCGGGCTGACCGCCGCGCTGCTCGTCACGTACGCGGCCGACCTGCTGCTCGGCCTGCTCACCGCGGCCGGGCTCGCCTCGACCGGGCTGCCCGCCGCCGGCTCGTACGCGTACGGGCTGGTCGCCGCGCTCACCGGGATGGTGTTCGCCACGCTCGGCGGGTTGGCCGCGCAGCTCACCGAGACCGCGGGCGGGGCTCGGGGCATCGGCATCGCCGGCCTCGGCGTCGCGTTCGGGCTGCGCCTGGTCGGGGACACCGCCGGCAACGACTGGCCGAGCTGGCTGTCCCCGCTGGGCTGGGCGGCGCGGGTCCGCGCGTACGAGGGGGAGCGGTGGTGGGTGCCGCTGCTGCCGCTTGCCGCCGCCGCGCTGCTCGCGGCGCTCGCGTACCCGCTCTCGGTCCGTCGCGACCTGGGCGCGGGCCTGCTGCCGCCCCGGCTCGGCCCGGCCACCGCCGGCGGCGCGCTGTCCGGGCCGTTCGGCCTGGCCTGGCGGCTGCACCGGGGGCAGATCCTCTGGTGGTCGGTCGGGTTCGGTCTGCTCGGGCTGATCCTCGGCGGCGCCGCGGAGGCGGCCGGTCGTTCGGTGGAGGGCAACGCGCAACTGGAGGAGATCATGTCCCGGCTCGGCGGGGCCGCCGGACTGGCCGACGCCTACCTGGGCGCCACGCTGAGCGTGACCGGGCTGGCCGCGGCCGGGTACGGCATCCAGGCCGCGCTGCGAATGCGCGCGGAGGAGTCCGCCGGCCGGGCCGAGCCGGTGCTCGCCACCGGCACCCGCCGCTCGACCTGGCTGCTCTCGCACGTGGCGTTCGCGCTGCTCGGGCCGGTCGTGGTGCTCGCGGTGACCGGCCTGACCACCGGCCTGACCTACGGGTTCAGCGTGGGCGACGTGCCCCGACAGGTGGGCCGGATGGTGGGCGCGGGCCTGGCCCAGGCGCCGGCCGCCTGGGTGCTGGCCGGGTTCGCCGTCCTGCTGTACGGACTGTTGCCCCGGCTCGCGTCGGCCGCCTGGGCGGTGCTGGCGGTCTGCGTGCTCCTCGGCCAGCTCGGCGCCGTGTTGCGCCTGGACCGGTGGCTGCTGGACCTGTCCCCGTTCACGCACACCCCGCAGGTGCTGCGCGCCACGTGGAGCCCCACCCCGCTCTACCTGCTGACCACCCTGGCCCTCGCCCTGGCCCTGACCGGCCTGCTCACCTTCCGCCGCCGCGACCTCCCAATCACCTGA
- a CDS encoding ABC transporter ATP-binding protein, with amino-acid sequence METAIEVSGLVKTFGRTRALDGLDLTVRTGEVHGFLGPNGSGKSTTIRVLLGLLRADAGAVRLLGGDPWRDAVALHRRLAYVPGDVTLWPNLSGGEVIDLLGRLRGGLDPTRRAELLESFELDPRKKGRTYSKGNRQKVGLVAALASDVDLLILDEPTSGLDPLMEEVFQHWVRRARHDGRTVLLSSHILAEVEALCDRVTIIRAGRAVESGTLGDLRHLHRTAIDAEVAAPLDGLADLPGVHDLRVDGRRVRFDVDTAALDAALRRLTELGVRSLVSTPPTLEELFLRHYESAPEEVSR; translated from the coding sequence ATGGAAACTGCCATTGAGGTGTCCGGCCTGGTCAAGACATTCGGCCGCACCCGAGCGCTCGACGGACTCGACCTGACCGTCCGTACCGGAGAGGTGCACGGCTTCCTCGGCCCGAACGGCTCCGGCAAGTCGACCACCATCCGGGTGCTGCTCGGCCTGCTGCGGGCGGACGCGGGGGCCGTCCGACTGCTCGGCGGCGACCCGTGGCGGGACGCCGTCGCCCTGCACCGACGCCTCGCGTACGTGCCCGGCGACGTCACGCTCTGGCCCAACCTCAGCGGCGGCGAGGTGATCGACCTGCTCGGCCGGCTGCGCGGCGGGCTCGACCCGACACGTCGCGCCGAGCTGCTGGAGTCGTTCGAGCTGGACCCGCGCAAGAAGGGCCGCACCTACTCCAAGGGCAACCGGCAGAAGGTCGGCCTGGTGGCCGCCCTCGCCTCCGACGTCGACCTGCTCATCCTCGACGAGCCGACCTCCGGGCTCGACCCGCTGATGGAGGAGGTCTTCCAGCACTGGGTCCGCCGGGCCCGCCACGACGGCCGCACCGTGCTGCTCTCCAGTCACATCCTGGCCGAGGTGGAGGCGCTCTGCGACCGGGTGACGATCATCCGCGCGGGCCGGGCGGTGGAGTCCGGCACCCTCGGCGACCTGCGCCACCTGCACCGCACCGCGATCGACGCCGAGGTCGCCGCCCCGCTCGACGGGCTGGCCGACCTGCCCGGCGTGCACGACCTGCGGGTGGACGGGCGCCGGGTGCGCTTCGACGTGGACACCGCCGCGCTCGACGCCGCCCTTCGCCGCCTCACCGAGCTGGGCGTACGCAGCCTGGTCAGCACGCCGCCGACGCTTGAGGAGCTGTTCCTGCGGCACTACGAGAGCGCCCCGGAAGAGGTGTCCCGATGA
- a CDS encoding MarR family transcriptional regulator, translating into MSVEEPTMNEPGHRDEEEVHLFVERMAMAFADVGFPRMAARVLFAVMSADEPLTAGEIGERLGVSAAAVSGAVRYLTQFAMLVREPVKGSRRDRYRMPDNPWYEATITKTTLYKNFIDIAGGGVEALAGRSTPAGERVAEMRDFFLFVQEEVEALGDRWRARRAATGHGRPAD; encoded by the coding sequence GTGAGTGTCGAGGAGCCGACCATGAACGAGCCGGGCCACCGCGACGAGGAGGAGGTCCACCTCTTCGTCGAACGGATGGCGATGGCCTTCGCCGACGTGGGCTTCCCCCGGATGGCCGCCCGGGTCCTGTTCGCCGTGATGAGCGCCGACGAGCCACTGACCGCGGGCGAGATCGGCGAGCGGCTGGGCGTCAGCGCGGCGGCCGTCTCCGGCGCGGTGCGCTACCTGACGCAGTTCGCCATGCTGGTCCGCGAACCGGTCAAGGGCTCCCGGCGCGACCGCTACCGGATGCCCGACAACCCGTGGTACGAGGCCACCATCACCAAGACCACGCTCTACAAGAACTTCATCGACATCGCCGGCGGCGGCGTCGAGGCGCTGGCCGGCCGGAGCACCCCGGCCGGCGAACGGGTCGCCGAGATGCGGGACTTCTTCCTCTTCGTACAGGAGGAGGTGGAAGCGCTCGGCGACCGCTGGCGGGCCCGGCGGGCCGCGACCGGGCACGGTCGCCCGGCCGACTGA
- a CDS encoding response regulator: MTQTAKALLVDDRRENLMALEAILQGLPVQSVAVESGEAALKQLLVDDFAVILLDAQMPDMDGFETATHIKRRERTRHVPIIFLTAADKDAQLALRGYQVGAVDYLTKPFDPWVLRAKVTVFVELWVKTRQLAAQSDLVRERDVQLRRLTEAVDSATALLRADDDPAIRERAADLLEQARWGNTR; encoded by the coding sequence GTGACGCAGACGGCCAAGGCCCTGCTGGTGGACGACCGGCGGGAGAACCTGATGGCGTTGGAGGCGATCCTCCAGGGTCTCCCGGTGCAGTCGGTCGCGGTGGAGAGCGGTGAGGCCGCGCTCAAGCAGTTGCTCGTGGACGACTTCGCGGTGATCCTGCTGGACGCCCAGATGCCGGACATGGACGGCTTCGAGACCGCCACCCACATCAAGCGGCGGGAGCGGACCCGGCACGTACCGATCATCTTCCTCACCGCGGCGGACAAGGACGCCCAACTCGCGCTGCGCGGCTACCAGGTGGGCGCGGTGGACTACCTGACCAAGCCGTTCGACCCGTGGGTGCTGCGGGCCAAGGTGACGGTCTTCGTCGAGCTGTGGGTGAAGACCCGGCAACTCGCCGCCCAGTCGGACCTGGTGCGGGAACGGGACGTGCAGTTGCGGCGCCTCACCGAGGCGGTGGACTCCGCGACCGCGCTGTTGCGCGCCGACGACGACCCGGCGATCCGGGAGCGGGCGGCGGATCTGCTGGAGCAGGCCCGCTGGGGCAACACCCGCTGA
- a CDS encoding HAMP domain-containing protein, with protein MTTAKQSVTADPSAPDHEVLLGELVEALERVARGDLRVRLPRRAGLSGEVADAFNDVVSLQERQHLDLRRISRIVGRDGRLTERLDDEGLEGSWAEGQRAVNSLIDDLGRPATEIARVIVAVADGDLSQHMALEIDGRPLRGEYLRIGRTVNTMVDQLSSFADEVTRVAREVGTEGKLGGQADVRGAAGTWKDLTDSVNTMASNLTGQVRSISQVATAVAKGDLSQKITVGARGEVAELADTMNSLTDTLRLFAEQVTRVAREVGTEGKLGGQAQVPGVAGTWKDLTDNVNSMASNLTSQVRNIAQVSTAVAKGDLSQKITVAAQGEILELKDTVNTMVDQLSSFADEVTRVAREVGIEGKLGGQAQVRGVSGTWRDLTENVNQLAGNLTSQVRNISQVSTAVAKGDLGQKITVDAQGEILELKNTVNTMVDQLSSFADEVTRVAREVGTEGKLGGQAQVKGVSGTWRDLTDNVNSMASNLTSQVRNIASVTTAVAKGDLSQKITVDARGEILELKSTVNTMVDQLSSFADEVTRVAREVGTEGKLGGQAQVRGVAGTWRDLTDNVNSMASNLTAQVRNIAQVSTAVAKGDLSQKITVDAQGEILELKSTVNTMVDQLSSFADEVTRVAREVGTEGKLGGQAQVKGVSGTWRDLTDNVNSMGSNLTSQVRNIASVTTAVARGDLGQKITVDAQGEILELKNTVNTMVDQLSSFADEVTRVAREVGTEGKLGGQAQVKGVSGTWRDLTENVNQLASTLTTQLRAIARVSTSVTRGDLTQRINVKAQGEVAELKDNINQMIVTLGETTKKNAEQGWLDSNLARIGGLLQGQRDLGEVCRMIMMEVTPLVDAQLGAFFLADSSEGSMRLRLTASYGYVARGHDVTFGPGEGLVGQAALSRRTIRVKAQPDGRLVVRSGLADTPPADLVVLPVLFEGELLGVIEFAGVTTFSDLHLAFLERLVLTIGVAVNTIQANRRTEELLAQSQRLAHEMQDQSAELQRTNAELEDKAKLLSEQKANIETQNREIELARLGLEEKAQQLTRASAYKSEFLANMSHELRTPLNSLLLLARLLAENPERNLSAKQIEFARTIHSAGSDLLSLIDDILDLSKIEAGRMDVEPTEVHFSEIRGYVEQAFAPQAEEKGLDFQVRVSRELPPALVTDAQRLQQILRNLLSNAVKFTDNGAVTLRIGPAAENVVFDVPALTNAQRVIAFTVIDTGIGVSDDKLSLIFEAFQQADGTTSRRYGGTGLGLSISRDLARLLGGTITVSSAPGQGSTFTLFVPDVLAPDAVVAPAPPSPSRAGLPSSLLMPMELPPPQETPAARRLDGVTVLIIDDDVRNVFALTSALELHGMTVLYSDNGVDGVRQLAEHPEVDIVLMDAMMPDQDGYETTAQIRRNHRFADLPIVFLTAKAMPGDRESALAAGGSDYITKPVDLDELIGLMASWIGRSKGEESA; from the coding sequence ATGACCACGGCGAAACAGTCGGTGACCGCGGATCCGTCCGCGCCCGACCACGAGGTGCTCCTCGGCGAGCTGGTCGAGGCGCTGGAGCGGGTGGCCCGCGGCGACCTCCGGGTCCGCCTGCCGCGGCGGGCGGGGCTCTCCGGTGAGGTCGCCGACGCCTTCAACGATGTGGTGTCCCTGCAGGAACGGCAGCACCTGGACCTGCGCCGGATCAGCCGGATCGTGGGTCGGGACGGGCGGCTGACCGAGCGCCTGGACGACGAGGGCCTGGAGGGCTCCTGGGCGGAGGGTCAGCGGGCGGTCAACTCGCTCATCGACGACCTTGGCCGACCGGCCACCGAGATCGCCCGGGTCATCGTGGCGGTGGCCGACGGCGACCTCTCCCAGCACATGGCGTTGGAGATCGACGGTCGCCCGCTGCGGGGGGAGTACCTGCGCATCGGCCGGACCGTGAACACGATGGTGGACCAGCTGTCGTCGTTCGCCGACGAGGTGACGCGGGTGGCCCGTGAGGTGGGCACCGAGGGCAAGTTGGGCGGCCAGGCGGACGTGCGCGGCGCGGCCGGCACCTGGAAGGACCTCACCGACTCGGTGAACACCATGGCGTCGAACCTGACCGGCCAGGTGCGGTCGATCTCGCAGGTGGCGACCGCGGTGGCGAAGGGCGACCTGTCGCAGAAGATCACGGTCGGGGCGCGCGGCGAGGTGGCCGAGCTGGCCGACACGATGAATTCGCTCACCGACACGTTGCGCCTCTTCGCCGAGCAGGTGACCCGGGTGGCCCGCGAGGTGGGCACGGAGGGCAAGTTGGGCGGCCAGGCGCAGGTGCCGGGCGTGGCCGGCACGTGGAAGGACCTGACCGACAACGTCAACTCGATGGCGTCGAACCTGACCAGTCAGGTGCGGAACATCGCGCAGGTGTCGACCGCGGTGGCCAAGGGTGACCTGTCGCAGAAGATCACGGTGGCGGCGCAGGGCGAGATCCTGGAGCTGAAGGACACCGTGAACACGATGGTGGACCAGCTCTCGTCGTTCGCCGACGAGGTGACGCGGGTGGCCCGTGAGGTGGGCATCGAGGGCAAGCTGGGCGGCCAGGCCCAGGTGCGCGGCGTCTCCGGCACCTGGCGCGACCTGACGGAGAACGTCAACCAGCTCGCCGGCAACCTGACCAGCCAGGTGCGGAACATCTCCCAGGTGTCCACGGCGGTGGCGAAGGGCGACCTGGGGCAGAAGATCACGGTAGACGCGCAGGGCGAGATCCTGGAGCTGAAGAACACCGTGAACACGATGGTGGACCAGCTCTCGTCGTTCGCCGACGAGGTGACGCGCGTCGCACGCGAGGTGGGCACCGAGGGCAAGCTGGGTGGCCAGGCTCAGGTCAAGGGCGTGTCGGGTACGTGGCGGGACCTGACCGACAACGTGAACTCGATGGCGTCGAACCTGACCAGCCAGGTCCGCAACATCGCGTCGGTGACCACGGCGGTGGCGAAGGGTGACCTGTCGCAGAAGATCACGGTGGACGCCCGGGGCGAGATCCTGGAGCTGAAGTCGACGGTGAACACGATGGTGGACCAGCTGTCGTCGTTCGCGGACGAGGTGACGCGGGTGGCCCGCGAGGTGGGCACCGAGGGCAAGTTGGGCGGTCAGGCGCAGGTGCGTGGCGTCGCCGGCACCTGGCGCGATCTGACCGACAACGTGAACTCGATGGCGTCGAACCTCACCGCCCAGGTCCGCAACATCGCGCAGGTGTCGACCGCGGTGGCGAAGGGCGACCTGTCGCAGAAGATCACGGTGGATGCGCAGGGCGAGATCCTGGAGCTGAAGTCGACGGTGAACACGATGGTGGACCAGCTGTCGTCGTTCGCCGACGAGGTGACGCGGGTGGCCCGCGAGGTGGGCACCGAGGGCAAGCTGGGTGGCCAGGCTCAGGTCAAGGGCGTGTCGGGTACGTGGCGGGACTTGACCGACAACGTGAACTCGATGGGGTCGAACCTCACCAGCCAGGTCCGCAACATCGCGTCGGTCACGACGGCGGTGGCGCGTGGTGACCTGGGGCAGAAGATCACGGTGGATGCGCAGGGCGAGATCCTGGAGCTGAAGAACACCGTGAACACGATGGTGGACCAGCTGTCCTCGTTCGCCGACGAGGTGACCCGGGTGGCCCGCGAGGTGGGCACCGAGGGCAAGCTGGGCGGTCAGGCGCAGGTGAAGGGCGTCTCCGGCACCTGGCGCGACCTCACCGAGAACGTCAACCAGCTCGCGTCGACGCTCACCACGCAGCTGCGCGCCATCGCGCGGGTCTCCACGTCGGTGACCCGGGGCGACCTGACCCAGCGGATCAACGTCAAGGCCCAGGGCGAGGTCGCCGAGCTGAAGGACAACATCAACCAGATGATCGTCACCCTCGGGGAGACGACCAAGAAGAACGCCGAGCAGGGCTGGCTCGACTCCAACCTGGCCCGCATCGGCGGCCTGCTCCAGGGCCAGCGGGACCTGGGCGAGGTCTGCCGCATGATCATGATGGAGGTGACCCCGCTCGTCGACGCGCAGCTCGGCGCGTTCTTCCTGGCGGACAGCTCCGAGGGCAGCATGCGGCTGCGGCTCACCGCCTCCTACGGGTACGTGGCCCGCGGGCACGACGTGACGTTCGGTCCCGGTGAGGGGCTGGTCGGTCAGGCCGCGCTGTCCCGCCGGACCATCCGGGTCAAGGCGCAGCCGGACGGGCGGCTGGTGGTCCGCTCCGGGCTGGCCGACACGCCCCCGGCCGATCTGGTGGTGCTCCCGGTGCTGTTCGAGGGGGAGCTGCTCGGCGTGATCGAGTTCGCCGGCGTCACCACCTTCTCCGACCTGCACCTGGCGTTCCTGGAGCGGCTGGTGCTCACCATCGGCGTCGCGGTCAACACCATCCAGGCCAACCGTCGTACGGAGGAACTGCTGGCGCAGTCGCAGCGGCTGGCGCACGAGATGCAGGACCAGTCGGCGGAGTTGCAGCGTACGAACGCCGAGCTGGAGGACAAGGCGAAGCTGCTGTCGGAGCAGAAGGCGAACATCGAGACGCAGAACCGGGAGATCGAGTTGGCCCGGTTGGGCCTGGAGGAGAAGGCGCAGCAGCTCACCCGGGCGTCGGCGTACAAGTCGGAGTTCCTGGCGAACATGAGCCACGAGCTGCGTACGCCGCTGAACTCGCTGCTCCTGCTGGCCCGGCTGCTCGCCGAGAACCCGGAGCGGAACCTGAGCGCGAAGCAGATCGAGTTCGCCCGGACCATCCACAGCGCCGGTTCGGACCTGCTCTCGCTGATCGACGACATCCTCGACCTTTCCAAGATCGAGGCGGGGCGGATGGACGTGGAGCCGACCGAGGTCCACTTCTCCGAGATCCGCGGGTACGTCGAGCAGGCGTTCGCGCCGCAGGCCGAGGAGAAGGGGCTGGACTTCCAGGTCCGGGTCAGCCGGGAGCTGCCGCCGGCCCTGGTCACCGACGCCCAGCGGTTGCAGCAGATCCTGCGCAACCTGCTCTCCAACGCGGTGAAGTTCACCGACAACGGCGCGGTGACGCTGCGGATCGGTCCGGCCGCCGAGAACGTCGTCTTCGACGTGCCGGCGCTCACGAACGCCCAGCGGGTCATCGCGTTCACCGTGATCGACACCGGGATCGGCGTCTCGGACGACAAGCTCTCGCTGATCTTCGAGGCGTTCCAGCAGGCCGACGGCACGACCAGCCGGCGTTACGGCGGCACCGGGCTCGGCCTGTCGATCAGTCGCGACCTGGCCCGCCTGCTCGGCGGCACGATCACCGTGTCGTCCGCGCCCGGGCAGGGCTCGACGTTCACCCTCTTCGTACCGGATGTGCTGGCGCCGGACGCGGTGGTGGCGCCGGCGCCGCCGTCGCCGAGCCGCGCGGGCCTGCCGTCGTCGCTGCTCATGCCGATGGAGCTGCCGCCGCCGCAGGAGACGCCGGCCGCCCGCCGGCTGGACGGCGTGACGGTCCTGATCATCGACGACGACGTGCGGAACGTGTTCGCGCTGACGTCCGCGTTGGAACTGCACGGGATGACCGTGTTGTACTCGGACAACGGGGTGGACGGCGTGCGCCAGCTCGCCGAGCATCCGGAGGTGGACATCGTCCTGATGGACGCGATGATGCCGGACCAGGACGGGTACGAGACGACCGCGCAGATCCGCCGCAACCACCGCTTCGCGGACCTGCCGATCGTGTTCCTGACCGCCAAGGCGATGCCCGGTGACCGGGAGTCGGCGCTGGCGGCCGGCGGTAGTGACTACATCACCAAGCCGGTGGACCTGGACGAGCTGATCGGGCTGATGGCGTCCTGGATCGGCCGGAGCAAAGGCGAGGAGAGCGCGTGA
- a CDS encoding SpoIIE family protein phosphatase gives MEDVKVSAEVEPTHSGGADEQVRRVRLPADRRTPAAARALVRATLLETGLPELLNEALLLTTELTTNAVEHARTELDIEVEADQAGFTVTVTDFASGPVDELTVGVRNTTSDITEVAARGRGLLLVDHFASRWGTTYLPTGKGVWFRLDRPGLSGAARPSAPPARATAQPVEEGTPSAAAMSELMQTTPDPYADEPLPDFAVGLLTRVAEMVGAAGGTVRLDRGDGLGTQVFARYGRQPREGNELLRVPLAVHRPYAGELELDAAPSTYARPLAVLAAERLSLHLENDRLRRADVRRSAWLTFLAEASELLAQSLDVELTMALIPQLVVPRLGQWCAVHTTDEWGRLRLAACSHADESLLPHLHRFLAETGPDSVQTRLREATRSQTQVPLGGPMEGFAVPLIARGQRLGTLAVGRHQRHRHDPDEVSVLEDVARRAALAIENARIHAERRRVAQALQKSLLPPALPLVEGIGFAAEYVPTGDDAEVGGDFYDVLPLPDNRWLVVVGDVSGKGVQAATVTGLVRDVIRVLVGDGKPLPEVLGRLNETLVERGGGRYCTLALASVAPGDGDQLDVSLHLAGHDRPVLLHGGGGATFVGASGTALGLLDTITTPTAEVALKPGDALIFYTDGVTERRRGRELFGTERLRESAAPLAGYSADVVAARLRAATIAFSPEPPRDDIAVLVLRNETP, from the coding sequence ATGGAGGATGTGAAGGTGTCAGCGGAGGTGGAGCCGACCCACAGCGGCGGCGCGGACGAGCAGGTCCGGCGTGTCCGCCTACCCGCCGACCGGCGCACCCCGGCCGCGGCCCGGGCGCTCGTGCGCGCCACGCTCCTCGAAACCGGCCTGCCCGAGCTGCTCAACGAGGCGCTCCTGCTCACCACCGAGCTGACCACCAACGCGGTCGAGCACGCGCGCACCGAACTGGACATCGAGGTCGAAGCCGACCAGGCCGGGTTCACCGTCACGGTCACCGACTTCGCCTCCGGCCCGGTCGACGAACTCACCGTCGGCGTCCGCAACACCACCTCCGACATCACCGAGGTGGCCGCGCGCGGGCGTGGCCTGCTGCTTGTCGACCACTTCGCCAGCCGCTGGGGCACCACCTACCTGCCCACCGGCAAGGGCGTCTGGTTCCGCCTGGACCGTCCCGGCCTGTCCGGCGCCGCCCGCCCGTCCGCCCCGCCGGCCCGGGCGACGGCGCAGCCGGTGGAAGAGGGCACCCCGAGCGCCGCGGCGATGAGCGAACTCATGCAGACCACCCCCGACCCGTACGCCGACGAACCGCTGCCCGACTTCGCCGTCGGGCTGCTGACCCGGGTGGCCGAGATGGTGGGCGCCGCCGGGGGCACCGTCCGGCTCGACCGGGGCGACGGGCTGGGCACCCAGGTGTTCGCCCGCTACGGCCGGCAGCCACGCGAGGGCAACGAGCTGTTGCGCGTCCCGCTCGCCGTGCACCGCCCGTACGCCGGCGAACTGGAACTGGACGCGGCGCCCTCGACGTACGCCCGGCCGCTCGCGGTACTGGCCGCCGAGCGGCTCTCGCTGCACCTGGAGAACGACCGGCTGCGCCGGGCCGACGTACGCCGCTCCGCCTGGCTCACCTTCCTCGCCGAGGCGAGCGAGCTGCTCGCCCAGTCCCTCGACGTCGAGCTGACGATGGCGCTCATCCCCCAGCTCGTGGTCCCCCGGCTCGGCCAGTGGTGCGCGGTGCACACCACCGACGAGTGGGGGCGGCTGCGCCTCGCCGCGTGCAGCCACGCCGACGAGTCGCTCCTGCCCCACCTGCACCGGTTCCTCGCCGAGACCGGCCCGGACTCGGTCCAGACCCGGCTCCGCGAGGCGACCCGCAGCCAGACGCAGGTGCCGCTGGGCGGGCCGATGGAGGGCTTCGCCGTCCCGTTGATCGCCCGCGGGCAGCGGCTCGGCACCCTGGCCGTGGGCCGGCACCAGCGGCACCGGCACGACCCGGACGAGGTCTCGGTGCTGGAGGACGTGGCCCGGCGGGCCGCGCTGGCCATCGAGAACGCCCGCATCCACGCCGAGCGCCGCCGGGTCGCGCAGGCCCTCCAGAAGTCGTTGCTGCCGCCGGCGCTCCCGCTGGTCGAGGGCATCGGCTTCGCCGCCGAGTACGTCCCGACCGGCGACGACGCCGAGGTCGGCGGCGACTTCTACGACGTGCTGCCGCTGCCGGACAACCGCTGGCTGGTGGTGGTCGGTGACGTCTCCGGCAAGGGCGTGCAGGCCGCCACCGTGACCGGCCTGGTGCGGGACGTGATCCGGGTCCTGGTCGGTGACGGCAAGCCACTGCCGGAGGTGCTCGGCCGGCTCAACGAGACACTCGTCGAACGCGGCGGCGGACGCTACTGCACACTCGCGCTGGCCTCCGTCGCGCCCGGCGACGGCGACCAGCTCGACGTGTCCCTGCACCTCGCCGGCCACGACCGGCCGGTGCTGCTGCACGGCGGTGGCGGCGCGACGTTCGTCGGCGCCAGCGGCACCGCGCTCGGCCTGCTCGACACGATCACCACCCCGACGGCGGAGGTCGCGCTCAAGCCCGGCGACGCGCTGATCTTCTACACGGACGGGGTGACCGAGCGACGGCGCGGCCGGGAGTTGTTCGGCACCGAGCGGTTGCGCGAGTCGGCGGCCCCGCTGGCCGGCTACTCGGCCGACGTGGTCGCCGCGCGGCTGCGCGCCGCCACGATCGCCTTCTCCCCCGAGCCCCCACGCGACGACATCGCCGTCCTGGTCCTCCGCAACGAAACCCCCTGA